The proteins below are encoded in one region of Candidatus Neptunochlamydia vexilliferae:
- a CDS encoding ShlB/FhaC/HecB family hemolysin secretion/activation protein, translating to MMRAFFLVILLAVSCLLADDACLVEHLRAIVLSNKSEAIKKEELGDVCGVRVVGVKVVGSRLAWGRFTNDLGSRFLNKPLSQEQLQEIKGAIAVYYEKKGHPFVEVIIPPQEVTEGVLQVLIHESTLGGIETTGNRWTSSGKMIDNIHLEVGEPIDTNTLNADLAFLNRNPFRQTNAVFMEGKMAGTTDLELVTKELRPFRIYAGIDNRGNKAYGKLRQFGGFNWGNFLGLGQTLSYQITTSVDKITDLIAHAGYYEVPLPYRQALVCFGGYSRIKNGEVGAESRNEGHNVQASGRYHFPLFARGKHYNDFSIGFDFKESNNNALLSEDPVFVNITNLSQFLINYQYQSGWPWGTILADLGVYFSPARMFSHQSEKAYQLLAPGARPKYFYVKGELSSRFHLPMCFGISFRFSGQIANQNLLPSEQEGLGGFDTVRGYRERILNGDDAIFSSIEFTAPPLSILGWKVACKKETIDKLTFLAFIDYGWAQVHKKVKDPFTGQLLTPSTSYIVGVGPGVRYFIDPYLNLAAYWGFRLHKTEFEDSLGGRVNFSLVISY from the coding sequence ATGATGCGTGCTTTTTTCTTAGTTATTTTACTTGCTGTGTCCTGCCTACTTGCTGATGATGCATGTTTGGTCGAGCACCTAAGGGCAATCGTTTTATCGAACAAGAGTGAGGCGATCAAGAAGGAAGAGCTGGGCGATGTTTGCGGAGTGAGAGTGGTGGGTGTTAAAGTAGTTGGCTCACGACTTGCATGGGGCCGCTTCACCAATGATCTGGGCAGCCGCTTTTTAAATAAACCTCTCAGTCAAGAGCAACTTCAAGAGATCAAAGGGGCCATTGCGGTCTACTACGAAAAAAAGGGTCACCCTTTTGTTGAAGTGATCATCCCCCCTCAAGAGGTGACCGAGGGAGTCCTTCAGGTTCTTATTCATGAGAGCACTTTGGGAGGGATCGAAACAACGGGGAACCGATGGACCTCCTCGGGAAAAATGATCGATAATATCCACTTGGAAGTGGGAGAGCCGATCGACACCAACACCCTCAATGCGGACTTGGCTTTTTTAAACCGAAACCCTTTTCGTCAAACCAATGCGGTTTTCATGGAGGGGAAAATGGCTGGAACAACCGACTTGGAACTCGTGACAAAAGAACTTCGTCCATTTCGGATCTATGCAGGAATCGATAACCGAGGAAATAAGGCCTATGGAAAACTCCGCCAATTTGGAGGGTTTAACTGGGGAAATTTTCTCGGGTTGGGGCAGACTCTCTCCTACCAGATCACGACCTCTGTGGATAAAATCACCGATCTGATTGCCCACGCCGGCTACTATGAAGTCCCCCTCCCCTACAGGCAGGCGCTCGTTTGTTTTGGAGGTTACTCCCGAATCAAAAATGGTGAGGTGGGGGCTGAATCGAGAAATGAAGGTCACAATGTTCAAGCAAGTGGCCGCTACCATTTCCCCCTCTTTGCACGGGGAAAGCATTACAACGACTTTTCGATCGGGTTTGACTTCAAAGAGAGCAACAACAACGCCCTTCTTTCGGAAGATCCTGTCTTTGTGAATATTACAAACTTGTCCCAGTTTCTGATTAACTATCAATACCAGTCGGGATGGCCGTGGGGAACGATTCTAGCCGACTTGGGGGTCTACTTTTCCCCTGCGCGGATGTTCTCCCACCAATCGGAAAAGGCCTACCAACTTTTAGCTCCTGGAGCACGCCCCAAGTACTTCTACGTCAAAGGGGAGCTCTCTTCCCGCTTCCACCTTCCGATGTGTTTTGGAATTAGCTTCCGCTTTAGTGGTCAGATCGCTAACCAAAATCTCCTCCCCAGTGAGCAAGAGGGACTTGGAGGTTTCGACACAGTTCGAGGCTACCGGGAACGGATTCTTAATGGAGATGATGCGATCTTTTCGAGCATCGAATTTACCGCTCCTCCCCTGTCGATCTTGGGATGGAAGGTGGCATGCAAAAAAGAGACGATCGACAAGCTCACGTTTCTTGCTTTTATCGACTATGGATGGGCCCAAGTTCATAAGAAAGTCAAGGATCCTTTCACAGGTCAACTTTTAACGCCAAGCACAAGCTATATCGTAGGAGTTGGTCCAGGTGTCCGCTACTTCATCGATCCCTACTTAAACTTAGCGGCTTACTGGGGCTTCCGCCTCCATAAAACGGAGTTCGAAGATAGCCTCGGCGGTCGGGTCAATTTTAGCCTTGTCATTAGCTATTGA
- a CDS encoding PD-(D/E)XK nuclease domain-containing protein, translated as MLLSMLHGMGFDPLSERSTNTARIDVALEMPKTTYILELKLDDSADAALRQIHQKEYFKPYTSKGKEIAIIGANFSSEARNVSEWKGELLSESGEKIRELFP; from the coding sequence ATGCTTCTATCTATGCTCCATGGCATGGGGTTTGATCCATTGTCAGAGAGATCGACAAATACAGCACGCATTGATGTTGCATTAGAAATGCCTAAAACAACCTATATCCTAGAGCTTAAACTTGATGATTCTGCTGACGCCGCCCTGAGACAAATCCACCAAAAAGAGTATTTCAAGCCTTATACCTCCAAGGGAAAAGAGATAGCAATCATCGGTGCTAACTTTTCTTCAGAAGCACGTAATGTATCTGAATGGAAAGGAGAACTCCTTTCTGAGTCTGGGGAAAAGATTCGAGAACTTTTTCCCTAG